A genomic stretch from Pieris napi chromosome 18, ilPieNapi1.2, whole genome shotgun sequence includes:
- the LOC125058571 gene encoding zinc finger BED domain-containing protein 4-like: protein MAPKKSLAWDHFVDKGENKAECKMCKVIISYKSGVSNLTKHVQRKHISVNLVRREQQVDRQEEQEVQAHTSQTAQITAVNTAIQTIASNTIRSNPNPSSITAFLRRDCQKIKKQIDDHLMNLFIWDLQPFSIVEDKGFRELINFAFPNYTIPSRKYFANNLLPGLYEEIKINTKTALNEDAKSVCLTTDMWTSRNNDSYLAVTGHYVDKNFILQSVLLECKVFESSHTALHIAQELRNVAQDWNILDKVLLVVSDNGANIKNAILQLEWRHFGCYAHTLNLAVQKVLSHSNVNSIIGKVKAIVSYFKRSNLAWNKLKKYQEQANKVVKRPIQDVATRWNSTFYMIERFVELKDEIKCALSNLDTGNLINLTTYEWDICQSLVVVLQPCEEVTREMSGQKYVSGSSVIPLTIGLTNALKEIASQTYRQENNIDIFPDEVEMCRQDLLSEIGTRFSNLEQSRTYTVAMFLDPRYKLYFENENVADSTKKYIVGLVTAMINENEKNQSSASTSNISDSQGKKSNSLLWKHYNKQMHNVRPAGTANSRAIIETQKYLDDTVLSPDTNPLEWWRINQQIYPNLAKLAKIKLNAMASSVPCERLFSVAGNILTERRSRLGSRKLEQLLFLQQNKK, encoded by the coding sequence ATGGCTCCAAAGAAAAGTTTGGCTTGGGATCATTTTGTGGACAAAGGTGAAAATAAAGCTGAATGCAAAATGTGCAAAGTCATTATCTCATACAAATCAGGAGTGTCAAACCTTACCAAGCATGTacaaagaaaacatatttCCGTTAACTTAGTGAGAAGGGAACAACAAGTGGATCGTCAAGAAGAACAAGAGGTACAGGCGCATACTTCACAAACTGCACAAATTACGGCAGTCAATACTGCTATACAAACTATCGCATCTAATACGATAAGGTCCAATCCGAACCCATCCAGTATTACAGCATTCCTTCGGCGCgattgtcaaaaaataaaaaaacaaattgatgatcatttaatgaatttgttCATATGGGACTTACAGCCTTTTTCAATAGTAGAAGACAAAGGATTTCgcgaattaataaattttgcttTCCCAAATTATACAATACCATCACGAAAGTATTTCGCCAATAATTTATTGCCGGGGCTATATgaagaaataaagataaatacaaaaacagcTTTAAATGAAGATGCAAAAAGTGTATGTTTAACGACCGATATGTGGACGTCACGAAATAATGATTCTTACCTAGCCGTTACGGGTCATTACgtagataaaaattttatccTTCAGTCGGTTTTACTGGAATGTAAAGTATTTGAGAGCAGTCACACGGCACTTCATATAGCACAAGAATTAAGAAATGTGGCTCAAGATTGGAACATTTTAGATAAGGTCCTCCTTGTAGTGTCGGACAACGGggctaatataaaaaatgccaTACTTCAATTAGAATGGAGACATTTTGGCTGTTATGCACACACACTTAACCTAGCAGTACAAAAAGTGTTATCCCACTCAAACGTAAATAGCATAATAGGCAAAGTAAAAGCCATAGTATCCTACTTCAAAAGAAGTAATTTAGCctggaataaattaaaaaagtaccaGGAGCAGGCCAATAAAGTAGTGAAGAGGCCAATTCAAGATGTCGCTACAAGGTGGAACTCCACATTTTACATGATAGAGAGGTTTGTCGAACTGAAAGACGAAATCAAATGTGCTTTGAGTAATTTAGACACTGGCAATTTGATTAATCTTACTACATATGAATGGGACATTTGCCAGTCTTTGGTAGTAGTGTTACAACCATGTGAAGAAGTGACAAGAGAGATGAGCGGACAGAAGTATGTTAGTGGAAGCTCGGTTATCCCCTTAACGATTGGTCTTACCAACGCTCTCAAAGAAATCGCAAGTCAGACATATCggcaagaaaataatattgacattTTTCCTGATGAAGTGGAAATGTGTCGACAGGATCTGCTTTCAGAAATAGGCACGCGGTTTTCTAATTTGGAACAAAGCCGAACTTATACCGTCGCTATGTTTTTAGACCCGAGATACAAGTTATACTTTGAGAACGAAAATGTTGCAGACAGCACTAAAAAGTATATTGTGGGCTTAGTAACCGCGAtgataaatgaaaatgaaaaaaatcagTCTTCAGCATCCACTTCTAATATATCAGATAGCCAGGGGAAAAAATCTAACAGCCTATTATGGAAAcactataataaacaaatgcaCAATGTGCGGCCAGCTGGCACAGCCAATAGCAGAGCCATAATTGAGacgcaaaaatatttagatgaCACAGTTTTGTCTCCAGACACAAATCCTTTGGAATGGTGGCGAATAAATCAGCAAATATATCCAAATTTAGCCAAACTagccaaaattaaattaaatgcaatGGCTTCTAGCGTGCCTTGCGAACGTCTATTTTCAGTAGCAGGGAACATATTGACGGAAAGGAGATCCCGACTCGGGAGTCGAAAATTAGAGCAATTGTTGTTTCtccaacaaaataaaaaatga